The Phormidium sp. PBR-2020 DNA segment CTGGTGACAGCACTGGGGTTAATATCAATTAACGCAGCCAGTTCTGAGCTGCTGACGAGATAGGACTTTGCCGCAATTTCGTCGGCAATATGTAAACTTTCTACCAAATTGCGGAGTTCGTTAACACGAGAGTCGCCGGATAGAGTCTCTGAGAGTGCTTGACTTCCCAAATCTGTTGAAGATGTAATCGAGTCTGCCATTCCAAAAGTCATGAAAGGGATAAAATGTATCGCCTCCAATTGTAACGTTTCCTGTCCAAATTCGTAACTTAAGCACCGAAAAGAAACATAACGTCGCAAAAATCGTCTAAACCTGAGGCAGGTAAACCGAGGCGAGAGCCACGTTAGAGCAGCTCCCGACCCCTTACGCTGCCCCAAGCCAGTATCATCCGTAATTAGTGATTAACTTTTTAACGCCTCCAGTACACGGTCATGGATAATGCCATTACTCACAATCACCCCCCGCGTGTCCCGTAATTTCACATCACGGCTAAAATCGAGGACTTGACCATACATATCACTGACACGGCCCCCCGCTTCTTCGACAACAATCGCCCCAGCAGCATGATCCCAGATATTCTCACGATAATCGGGGCGGTCAGCAGAAGGAAGCCGCAGATATAGGGCCGCATCTCCGGCCGCCACCACTCCATACTTGGCTTGAGAGTCCATATGCAACGATGGGGTGGTAATTCCCACAGCATCTAAGAGTTTTTGCTGTTGTGCCGGGTTTCCGTGGCTGGCCTCAACACTTTCGACCACTCGCAGGCGACTCACATCATCGACGCCGCAGACGTGAATCGGCTTCAACTCCCCTTGGGTAATGGCCATCATCTCACTCCCTTGGCCACGAACTGCCACAAATAGGGTTCCGGGGTCATCAGTGGTCAGACTCAGGGCCGGACAGACCATAACCCCAACTTTCACCTCTCCGTCTTCAATCAGGGCCAGGGCGATCGCATATTGATCCTGACGCAAAAAGCCCTTCGTTCCATCAATGGGGT contains these protein-coding regions:
- a CDS encoding 3'(2'),5'-bisphosphate nucleotidase — protein: MAYEQEKQVAMQATLAAAKLCQRVRQDIPPAMEKSDKSPVTVADYGAQALVCKALGEAFPNDPIVGEEDATALRSPEYETSRQKVVHYVREIEAKASDAEILNWIDRGNGQVAPRFWTLDPIDGTKGFLRQDQYAIALALIEDGEVKVGVMVCPALSLTTDDPGTLFVAVRGQGSEMMAITQGELKPIHVCGVDDVSRLRVVESVEASHGNPAQQQKLLDAVGITTPSLHMDSQAKYGVVAAGDAALYLRLPSADRPDYRENIWDHAAGAIVVEEAGGRVSDMYGQVLDFSRDVKLRDTRGVIVSNGIIHDRVLEALKS